Genomic segment of Cottoperca gobio chromosome 6, fCotGob3.1, whole genome shotgun sequence:
GATATTAACCTgctatatatagagagagtatcactttacttttttactgttatgttttaatttaaggGAAGCATGTCACTGGGGACCTtcaaggagtgtgtgtgtgtgtgtgtgtgtgtgtgtgtgtgtgagagagcgattgtgtgtgtgtgtgggagagcgGGAGagcgattgtgtgtgtgtgtgtgtgtgggagagcgattgtgtgtgtgtgagcattaatgtgtgtttgtttaacgCTCTTACCTCACTTCCAACACAGtcccatcacacacagtcaccacACTGACTCCCACCATACACATTATACTTCATGTGGTCCaatatcacattttaaagtgacaaTAGACAACTTTGTAACTTTTCCGCCCAAGCGTTTCCATCTGGTATCATTGTTGGCGCCACTGTCGCAAAGACGACCGGATCGCTTTCCCTTTTCCTCAGAGCCTTATTCAAACCATCAGGGAAAAAGCAAGAactattttcaaaaatattttattgcaATTCTTTCCCAATGCTGCTTAGAGTTGCAGGTCTTGCCCCGTACGCAGGCAGTCTCTCCCTTGCGGCAACCGACACAAACGCTTAGCTTTATGCCAATTAATGCAATGACGTGGCCAATATGCAAAAGAGCGTCTGATGTCATCTTGTGACTTTTGGAGCTAATGCTGTTAGCtgctttcattggaaaagagttggcaacactgcacaggacacactgcattttattttccacgTCAAAAATTGATCCTTCATTTTCCCGGGAGATCGCACCTggtggcagacagaattgcagaGTGGAAGCGAGACTTATAGGGAACTAATCTAAACGCCTGCAGTCATTCTTCTACAGCCATTActttgtgcaatcaacatttaaacataatgaaaagttaaagctaaaacaacttgtctattgccactttaacatcttatttgtgtctttgtgttgctgCCTGAGACCTTGTTAAAAAGggatttgttttttcttactGACTTGCTTTACActctctgttgctctgtgttCTCCTGACTTAAGGGTGCTATTCTCAAAGTCAGGAGCATATCCACACCTGCTTTATTATCTGCAGTCCCTTGCATTTCATTTACAACAATCACAATGCCTTTGTTCACTTCACTATTTAACATCCTCAACAAAGCCACACCCAGTCTCTCTGGAGGATTGAATTAGGATGTCCTTGAATAACTAGATGTACATAGAAAGAATGACAGAGACGGGGagaaaaataaagcaataaGGTGGAAAGGCACTGCAGCAACAGCTGTGCATTGCCGTTTTAGTGATTGAGTATGGTCGAGGTTGGTTGTGGAAGCTCGATTCGTCCTACGGAGATGTTATTGACACTGTCCTGCTGTCACCAAGAGAGCACAGTAAACCCTGTAGTCCCAGCAGACCACTGTACACATTCTAACATGCTGCACCGTGCACCTGATCCTCCTTTTGTTGTTAATCTTTCAGGAgattcacagtgttttcagaaACTTAGATGCAAATGTTGACACGCTCACACACCTGACACCTACGACCCCTGCCGGTTTAGTTATTAGGAAATGTCTACGGGGTTCCTAATGCTGGACTAGATCTGCCAACCCATGCTGTCATTGGCCTGGGACCATGTTGTGAAGACTGAAAAGAAAGGGCTATGTTACTGGCTGGATTCTTTTTGTTTATCagctctctctgtgtatctagGGCCTCGTGCATTAACATACACATTGCCCCGAGGCAGCCTGACTGGGGAAAAAAAGGGGGCATGAGGGAACTGGCTTGTCATGTGAGGGAACAGTCATCCCATTATTCCCAATAATTCCCTCACAGGACATTTCATCAGCTTTAATCCTGCAAAATCCACCGCGGCTAATCCCCGACAGGTCGGCTGATATTTTGTCTTTCGTCTATCACACATTTCGCTTTCTCACCTTTCATTTGTTTCACCCTCTGCAAACGCTTTATGCAAGAATGATGTGTCTTACTGAAATATTTAAGAAGTATACTGTGACCCTTTTCTCAGATGTCTGCATATatgcatattgtgtgtgtgtgtgtgtgtgtgtgtgtgtgtgtgtgtgtgtgtgtccttgtcttTGGCTGTTTAGTGAACTAGCGTGCACCTGTGACAAGTCAGAACCAACTCAAGGCCAGAAGTGCTGTGAAGACCATCATCGTTTATGTGGAGTAGCAGACACCCCATTGGATATCTTTCATGTATTTTCACAAAGCTTTTAAACTGTCTTCATACTCTCTACTCTCAAGTGTTAAATAGCACCCCCCgaatgtgttttcagttcgGGACTTTAAGGTAGTATTTAATGGGGTAAAGTCAGTCAAAAGTAACTTTTTTGTCTACTGACCAAATGGCTAGTGAATGTTCACACTTATTTTGTCTTGTGAGGGTTGACAATATACTAACCACTCGCATTCTTTACCAGCATTTGGCTGATAAATGGTGCTAATGTTGTGCCCTGGGAACAGTGTATTCAAACTGGAGTATATCTAATAGTTAGGTGTAAATTGACCTTAATAATAAGCCTTTTCATTAGTGGGCACGCCTCCTCATGACTATCCCCTTACCTATTACCTAGTGTACATCACTGGCTTTATGATTATTACCACTAACGGGAAGGAAAGAAATCTTATTTTTTTCACAAATGTACAATAACAATTTAAAGTATTTATCACAAAATTATGTAAAAAGTGGACTCGGTCCACATGCACCTTAATGTGATATATTCAGctgtatataaaacaaacagGCATAGAAGAGCAACACACCCATGTTATGGGTTCCTTGTGCTCGGTCAATGACCCCTGGAGCTGCTGGTAACACAGCCACATACGCACAACAAAACCGcgacacacacatcacaacatgTTTAAGCATCACATCAGCCACCATGACAGATCTGCAGGCAGACCATGGTGTTGACACTCGTCAAGTTTTGTTtgacacagcagcacacagtcTTAGTTTGACCAGGAAAGACTCTGAGCCCAAGCGTCTATTCCTGGATGCCCGATAGTTCCTCAATCTCCTTTGCGTTCGTCAGCACGATATTTCTGCTTTGTCAGCCAGAATTGTTtcgtcagtctgtctgtgtgaccaCTCGTCTTCCATTCCGTGTATTCATTTGTAGTCCCAGCAATGCTGCGACGTCCTACTCTGCAGTACTCTCGCTCTTCTCGTCTCGTATCCACCTCACCGGCTGAACATTCTGTCAACAATTAATATAAGCCTTTGTGCTGAAAGACATCCACAGAGTCTTGCTAGTAGCAAGTATTTGTCTGCTTTATGCTGTGCTAAATCATGGTTCAGTGGAGTACAGGCAGAGATGCTGGTTAACATGATTGGCTACCTAGTTGGCCCTATGCTAGTCTGAAGTAAGACCACGAGGGAATGATGGGATTGAGTCAAGCCGTCTTTGTGGGAAATTTATGTAAGCACCACGTTCTTTGTCTTCTGCCACATAAAGCCCCCTGACGTTTGTTCCTAATGGCTACATGCCAGGAGACAGGctttatattgaaatatttcaaaCTGCACTTTGTCTCCATGACTTTCTGAGAGTGACAGATGAGTGGTAGCCTGTAAAGCAAGAATGCAAATACCATATTGAGGCAGTAAGTTATTTAGGATTTGGTTTTAAATACTCACTCTGTTTCTCCTGCAATGTTTATTATTGACttttttgtgacttttttttgCGCAGATAACCAAAGCTGAAGGCATAATAGAAAACTGAACTTGTTTCATTGACTGAAACTTGGCATGAGAGCCTTCTCAGTTATCaaacaaagcttttgttttgcagtagACAGAGGTGCCCGTCGTTGGTGCGGGAGCGCATTTGTCCCTCCACTTAGGAAGGAGGTTATTGTTGAGCGATACTGTAGCTGTAAATTAGGCGAGGAGGTGAAATatgacacacagaggaagagtcCCTTTTCATCCGGCGCGTTAGCTGCCATCCTGTCCCCACAGATGGCAGGCCAGCAGGCACATCACTTTACCTCAGCCTGTCAACAGCCCTGTTGTTCCGAGCTTTGTGCGTGCAGACAAAAGGGACCTGAGAGAGCTGTGGGAGGCCAGTATGGTTCGGCCTGCGCTGTGAGTTACGAGCTGAAAGCAGTAGCTGTTGTAGTCGAGAGGGCCCGTGGTCCCTCTGAATACGTTGGCACTTTTCTTTGATTGAACGTTTTCtccctcctttttctttttgctgttgtttcttGTGATGTTTGATTTGAAGCCATTGCTGTTAATGTGCTGCGTCCATTATCACGCAGCAGCGGTTTGACATTCAAAGCATAGAGCCGTgaagtttgtgtgtctttacacACGCATGGCAAGTTGGTTGAGATGAATCCTCCATGTTAACACTCACCTGCAGGGATGGAAAAGTGCACACTACACACCCAGGTGTTTTTTATTACTTCGACTAACAGTCCTCCAACATCAGTATGAGTCTATGACTAGTGTTTCAAAGTAATGCCATCCTCTCTTTGTATCATTAATCTGAACATACTGTGTGCTGCACTTTTCTGTACCCAGAGTAAGGCCAGAAAGTCTCGCTTTAAGAAGCTAAAGGATTGTTGTGTACCGTATCCACAAATCTGTCTTTAAACTCTTTGTGTTTCTAATTTTATAAGAGACAATAGAAGTTACTGTTTTGATGTTGATCATGTAAGCACAAGAAAGTTAAGCATCAAAGCATGAGAGAATCagcatttttactttaaaaggcATTAATTACTCTTGAAGTGTTACAAACCTTTATGTATCATGTATCATCATAAGTGTTGCAGAAAAGCAGCCCCAAATGTTATATTGTGTCACTGTGGAAAGAGCTGGATTTGTTTTCCACacagaactttattttcttGAAGGCCCATTACAATGCATCATTTGACTTCATTTTaagaacaaatgtttttctcttatttttattGATATACTTTACCTTTTGTTGTccttgatttctttctttcatgacCTTAGAGAGGAAATTGTTTCTTTGCTGTAGTGAAACTGCTATGAATGTGAATATCtattggaaaaataaatgcaattacAATGCAACTTCAAcattacatgtttctgtttcttctgtttgcTTTTGGTACGGCATTCAAAATGTCAGCTGATATTTATAACTGTTTAGTGTtcagtgtttctacagacgCTGTTGGCTCTCAGTGGCTAAAGAGCCATTAAGGCAGAAAGGACTGAAGGACAACAGAGAGCTGTGTTCTAGTAACTGCTGCACTCTTTTGTCGGTCCGAGGTGGGAAATGTGATTTCAAGGGGCTTTAACTGTGGAAACTCATTCAGACTGCTACCAATacttcctctttccttctctcgttctgcttttccccctttttttaatgcacataCACATCACATCTAATAGTTTATCCCCGTAGGAGCCGGACCAGTTCTCTCCAAATGCGTCCCATTCATTCACAGCCAAGGTCTTAGCATCAAAGAACTCCAGTCTTCTAAGAAAATGAGGCATATCTGTAATGGCCTTGGTGACATGTTCTTCCACTGAAATGACATGACGCAGAAGGATTCAAATGAATGTGAAAGACACTAATCTCACTGCCGTGCAATACACTGGAAGGAGAAATGATCTGAGATGTATTTAGTTCCGTTTGGGTGCAGCAGCCTTTAGTTTCGGACAAATATCTAGTTTGACAATTCAGGCTTTCACCTCAAACTACTTCCACCTTATTGTGCCGTAGCCGAGCAGTGAGGAGGCTGAAGGTGCCGGTGACGTCGGTTTAGTGCCTGTTGGTGCTTAATTGATCTGAACCTGGCGGCCTGACCCAGTGCCCTGGTGGCGGTATAGAAATGGAGTTTGTGTGAGCCAGCACAGTGACGTCAGGATGGAGAGGGGTTGTAACCTCTCTCTGTCGATTTGGCAGCTCCTTACCGGACCACACTCACTCTCTGAAGGAGCAGCAGGCCACTCAGAGGCAATGCCCATACAGAGGCTGTCAGGCCTCTTTAACCTGAGGGTCACACACTGCAGGGAAGTTGGTTTAGAAATGAGTGAAGTCCAgaattctcttttcttttcataccacattgaaatattgttttgtaaatgacAACTTTATTCTCTTTAATGTGACTTTTTCCCCCTCAAAATATCACAACCTCGCAGAGAACACAGATTTGTGGGATATGTTTTGAATGTACAGAGAGTTTTTGAACTTGAGCAGAAATGTTTCTGAAGCACAGATGAGCTGTTAAAGTCCAGGGGTTTATAAATGATTTCAAATGAATTGCCATATACACATGTAAAGACGTTAAACAAAAGAGTTATTATAACTACATGTGTGCTGACTCAGCAGGGATAACATGGAATTAAAATAGTTGATCTAAaggagaataaatatttgaaagcatTACACAATACCTGAAATCCTtactgcattacattacattatcttTTGAATTGTCACCTGGTGTCTGAATTTTGTGTGGTTGAAATTAAACCTGCGCCCTCGGGTGAAGCTAAATGTTTACAACATTTGATTTCCACAAATCTGGCAGTAAATAATCCTGGAACTCATTTCTAAACCCTTTGCTTAGAAGTGACCAATCGGAGCTAGGGTTCAAGTGGCGCTTCAGTTTCAAAGGCTCAAAAAAATCTGTAAGGCAACCAACAAGGTTTTTAATGACTAACACTTTACATGCCAAGTTAATCACCTGGCCTCAATCAAACTAAGTATGTGTCTCACTGAGGATCAGACTGCTAAAATAtgaatgtgaaatatgaaagagaattgtaaatgactgcatGTTTCCTGTCATACACTACAAAGGTGCAATATGTTAATTTGTCCATTACTGTCTTCTCATGTTATTACTGGTATTTCTACAGCTGCTACACAGCTCATCTAATGTGGATAACACCTGCAAAGCTCTGAGTCAGCACATCACCctcattgtttaatttcaaatcCAATAATGTGCTCGACAGAGACAGGCTAGTTGCATAATTGGCAGTTTGCATGACACTGTCCTCAAACCAACCTCAGACTCAAACTGGCTGTGTggatatgatgcagtgtgtgttgtgttagaTTGttatgtgcagacacacactccatcCATTCCACTCGGTTGACATGGCGTGTGGCCCGGTACAGCGGTCGTTGTGGATTTAGGCAAAAACTGGAAACCCTGGAGAAAAGATGGAAGTCAAATTCTTTTTATAGAGAGAAAAGCATTCGTGATGTAGAGAGAAAGGACAATCTCTATGGCTGAGTGAGCTGACTAATGAGGAAACATCCCTCCAACACACCAAACATTAATCTGCTCCTGGAGCAGAATGCCTTCGCAAGGATGGGAGCAGGCATGGCATCTTGTGGACATTTATTGCATTACCAGAGCCAGaaataaaatcaatacaaatcagatttaatttagatttctaaTATCTTAAAACCTAACCACAGCTAAAATCATTGTCAGTGGCGACAGTTCATGTAGCATAAGGTCAGTGGCCAATCAAAGTGCATCTGTCGTGATGACGTGGAAAGCAGACTTCTTACAAAATCAGCTTCTCTTTGTTGGCCTGCTTGGTCAGACTCTCCAACAGACCCTTGACAACCTTATCTAGAAGACACCACATACACAGAGACTCAAAataatctccacttcagtagcacctacaaacaccaaacttctatattctgaaggtttttacagagtgCTTTGTTCATAtgtcattcatagcctgatgtatatcatattttattcctaaaaCAACTGATTTTCTAATGGCTGTTTTCTGATTTagggagtgatacaaagagtaAAAAGCTTTGACTCttatatgtcaacaaaatgaaacaagaattatGAACCTGACTGtatccaatgttcacatttttgttttggaaatgtatgcaaatgagcaGAATCTGTCACttgcatatttatatataatatcctCCTGAGACccagaaagaaaaaggtttcaaatttccttttttgtttacatCAGATAAGTCTTTGGGGtgtaaataacataataactaaaacaaaactcaaaaaatatattttaacttgtgttttttttgtctgtcctTTGTAGAGGACATCGGGTCCAAATTATCTAAAACAGCAGCCTGGTGCTCCATCACCGGATGAATTTAGTCCAGTCTCCATGCACCATTCTGGGCTTTTTGAGTAGGGGGAGCAGCCCTGCTGCTCCATCACCGGTGTGTCATGGATGAATTTAGACCGCTGTCCATGCACCACCCTGGGCAGTGAGAGAAGGACTGCCTCCTTTTATAAGGAAATAAATAGTGAGCACATCCCCGTGTCCTCCACAGAGGACATTGATACATACATGTTGTTTAAGGTCAAATAATTATTACACTGATCTGAAAACTCACTACACTAACTCCTAAGATGTTCCCTTACTAGaattcagtttctctctctctctctctctctctctctctctctctctctctctctctctctctctctctctctctctctctctctttttctctctctggctccaCAGGTGGGGATGACCAGGGTGCACACTCCGTTGGCTGTGCTTTGCCAAAACCGAGGGGAGTCAGAGATCTTCGATTCCCCCTTATACCAGCAGGCTTGTGCAGGtttattagcagtattagtatcatcCCTTTTGTGGCCACATATGTTTCAGGTAGAAGCACCGCAGCGTTTTCATTTGCCGTGTCCTTCATACCTGTGGTGTTGGCATGCCCTGATAGGCACAGCTCATTGTGCAGTCGTGGAGGTGAAGCCTGTAAGGGTGGAGAAGGGAACGGATTGAGggttatgaatacatttgatagAATTTATGTGGAGCATGCTCATCATCTACTAAATCCTGAGTAGATCATCAGCAGAGTCTTACAGTGAAGTTGAGGTGAAGGTAAAGTGCAGCTCCAGCTCCGACCACCATCTGGTTCTTCAGCTTCCCCTGGAGACCTGGGTGCCACTGTAAGGGGAAAACATACACAAAttgaacagaaagaaagacgaCAAGAGAATGCTGTCATATTACCAGGTGGAGGCATCGCCGTTACACCCTCCAACAGCTCAATGGGCTCCCCCACCCCTCCTTCATTGACAACCTGGATACGGAAGTGGTACTTCCTCCGCTCTTGAAGTCCTCCCACATTGAAGGCAGTGCCAGCGATGGGGATCTTGGTGGCCTTCATCCACTCTTTAGCATCTTCGGGGCAAACCTTGAGGATGTAACCCGAGGGCTTGTCTCCCGGCTCTGGAGGAGTCCACCTCAAAGAGATGGAGGTGTTTGTggaatcagacacacacagattcctCACCAGGTCAGGACATCCTACAAGAGAAAATATAGTATAGTCGAGATAATATGGATAcagaaagggaaggaaggaaagaaaatggaCTCACGTATTGGTCTTTGGCCAGGACGGCATTAGAAATgatgctggtgctggtgctgtcTTGGTGTGCTTTGTTATGTTTGACACCTGGGGCTGGGACGCTGTGCCTGGAGGCTCTAGGAAGGGGGATTTACACAGGAGAGGTGTTCTCTAAAGATATCAGGAGAAGGGAGCTGGTAAAGAACATATGAGTTTGACGATGACATAAACATTTTGTTGGCTGTGATGAAAATGACGAGGAAGTGAATAATGATGAGAACGATGATGGTGATTACGAGACATCTTGACCCTTAAAACACTTCTCTCTAACTTTCTTTGCACGCACTCCAGAGATGGTGTTGATGATGGCATTATATAAAACTAGCGCTCACCGACGGGTTCTCCAGCGCGCACCTCCTCTGTCTCGAGAGGGTCGCTCATTCCCTCCTCATTGACAGCCCTGATGCGTACTGGTACGCCTGGCCCTCCTCCAGGTTGTCATCACTGAAGATGGTGGTACTGCTGTGTACTTCACCAACCCTGGTCCAGGACTTCTTACCAGCCACGCGCCGTTCACAAAGCTCGTCACTTGCTTGCCCCTGTTGTCCCTTGGAGCCTTCCACTTCATCTTGATACACTTTCCTGATAGCTCGAGGAACTCTACTTTCCCTTGAGGAGGCTTTGGATGGTCTGGAGAATTTGGAAAAACATGCGTTAAAGGAATCATTCAtccacaaaatgacaaaatgtgtatataaatgacTCTCGCTGTGTTACCTTGAGTTCTTGaacaaaactttgtttttctcgaaCGCCTCCACGATGAACAAAAAATCCCAAAAATACTGGACATGGATTATACCGCAcaagtttgtaaacagatgtttgaaACGTGGCTCCAATTtacttaaattcatcaagattttctccatttttggGTTCTTCGTTCAACGTGGACAATCTACTAttataactactactactattattccTTTAAGAAAACTGCTTTGACTTTTGTTGCCAAACCCACCAATCACATCGAGGTGCAGGTTGGCCACTGCAGTGCCACAGTCACTCTTCAGGCGGAAGATAATTGCTCCACTGTCTTCACGCACACATCTAGTAAAGAGGCAAAGTGAGAGGAAATATTTAGAAATGAGTATCTGTATTTTAATTTGTGCGTGACCTTTTAAAAAGGTCCTCAAATATCTGAGAGGATTAACGCCTCACCCACCTGCTGAGCACCAGCGAGGTGCCGTCAGCCGTCCTCTCCACCTTGGTCCTCTCATCCTCCATGACCTCCACGCCGTCCTTGTACCAGGTGACCTTGGGAGGCGGTTTGCCTTTAAAGGGAATCTTAATGGTGGCTGTCTGGCCTGCCTTCACAAACACAGGTTGGGCTCCGTACAAGTCCAGCACAGAGGAATCCATTTCTGGAGGGTCTGGGAAATAGGGTTAATATAGATTGGGATGCTGtttttatatgtgttttatttcaatgtCATTATAGTATTAATTAGCTTTCAGTTCAGGGATTGAATATGTCTGAGTTTAGCGACTTCTAGTGACAGAAAAGACACTCtggatttaaatattaaataaaatgtttgtttccatgACAGTGGCAGGAAGCTTCTTCCAGTAAGTATCTTCCCCACCTGTGAATACATACTGAAATATTATACAATACAAACCTGCAATAGTTAGTACAGCCTCGCTCTCAGCCCCCTTGGCTCTGAAGGTGTACTAGCCCTCAGCTAGTCAAATGTAACGTATATTATGTgttaatgaaaaaagaaatgatccaaaatagaagtgtgtgtggatAATAGACCTTAACTGATAAAACTTTAAAAGATTTTTGCAAGTGGCATGATTAAAATGGTGACGATACCAAAGCTTTTTGATTATGGCATGTGTATCACTTTAACCATGTCATTATAACTACCGGTACTCGTATGGTCACCATAGATCTGTACCAAATGTCCCGGAAAACCATCAGTCCATCCTATGGTTGTTGAGACAGttcacaaataaattaaaaataaaacaaaaatgtcaacctcttgGTTTCTAAAGAAAGTAAAGGTCCCGGGTTCACTTCAACCATTAGGATTAATTGCATGGGGATCACAAATGTCCATGGCAAATCCATCCGATAGCTTTTGTATTTACCTCTGGGCCGACAGAAACTACACTCCTGCCAAGTGTTTGCGTGACATTTATATATgagagtgaacaaaaaaaacaaaggagaGGTACCACGTTAAATGACAGGTAGCATTTGAGTTGAGGATTCCAACAATTGTACCCCGTCTCGTATCATCCCTTACCTCCATCTTTCAGCCACACTCCGTCCACCTTCTCATCATCAAGGACGACGCACAGCTCTGCAGGGGAGCCTGTAGCACACTGAGCATCTGACATACCACTCTTCACCGAGGCAAAACGCTCTGGCaacacacaaagaacaaaataatGCTTATTTAGTGTCTTATTTATTACTCAGTAATGTTACAATGTTAGACTTTACACCCTGAAACTGAAATCTTTACCATCCACTGTCATATTAGCAGAAGTGACATATTGGTGTGCGTCATTGTCCTGAGTGCAGATGAGCGAGTACTCTCCCTCGTCCGTCAGCTCACAGTCCTCGATGATTACTTCTGCCCTCTtagaataaaagtaaaatagacGAGGAATAAAAGGAAGAGACTCACTTCATTTGGCCTTTACAAGCGTGTTTCACTTGAACTTCTTTGGTCATTTCTGTACTATAAACACATTCAAACTTCTTTAATCACGttcaaaaatagaaaaacaagatCATAGGGTGAACAGATTTGAATTTTGTACCCACTTAATAGGTTTGTTTATATTCAGTCAAACACATATAGCAGACCTTCGTTATAGAATTATAGCTAAATAACAAGAAATATAGAGTCTACTCATGAATAACTGTAATTAACACAACCTCAATTACTATGCCTCTGTTCCTGCAACCCCAGAGGACAGCCACATGTCCTTGTGAAGATATTTACATGCCCCAGCTTGCACCTTAGGCAAGTAAGCATCTTGTTAGACACAGCTGTAATAAATGAGCTTGTTGTGAGGAGGGATTTGGTTGGATTACTTTCAACTCATCACTAGGAGGGAGGATTTATTATGCTACCCATACGTCTTCATTTGGACGTTAGAGGGAAGATGATGTTGTTTAGCATATCTATGAAGAAACGAAGCCTCTAATCTCAGGGGAGGAAAATAAGGTGGTAACTGCTCGTCTCCACCGAGTCTGAAGGGGGAAGTTTGTTTCCTTAGAAATGCTAACTCCACtaaaaaacaggaagacacagCCCttttgggaaaaaaacaaaacataacaaagcATAACAAAAAAGTTTTTTACGAGGGTAAAGCCTATAAAACACTATTCTTTACGTTGAATGAAAAGTGGGACGGTGGCTGGCAGTGACGTCTCCGATGCTGATGGTGTAGTCTCCAGTGTCACTGACTTTCACATCTTTAATCTTCAAGGTGTAGGTCAGACCGTCCTCAGACAGGGACAGGTCGAacttttcatctctttttaCTTCTTTTCCCTTTACCTgccaaaatacaaatacttcAAGGAAAACAATTTCCATATTCCTTTTCAGTCATGTGTATTTCCCTGGTGTTCCCGATTGCATACAATGTTGTCAGTACAtttgtgtgttattttcatTACCTAGATGTCAAAAACTCCTAGAAATGTTCCTAAAGAGCCAGTATAATATATGC
This window contains:
- the LOC115009374 gene encoding LOW QUALITY PROTEIN: immunoglobulin superfamily member 22-like (The sequence of the model RefSeq protein was modified relative to this genomic sequence to represent the inferred CDS: inserted 4 bases in 3 codons; substituted 1 base at 1 genomic stop codon), yielding MDQHMGQVRQMTDMQMSSSTSSTFNYSTSSTKLRKVSQGLSRTMEEHSGVQRKTSAVVGSFSQVQKSTQIPEGESVPDFEEKLRPVTAQEGEVTMFKAKVTGNPQPSIDWERASGCPLSDAAKSFFDNINNQHILKMKILTLEDADVYKCIASNKRGEATYSISLIATENPALDFNKMLKKRSVKREEKRPPIEEEMLKILAGADKKDYERICTEHGFSDFRGILKKLKEMKKKVEVEMVHVLKPLEDITATADTSIVFDTLLELNYPNIRMLMIQGAELLQIQYSHGKYEAKQMGTKHMLCISSVSLSDTGTYTLQVAEKRLSARLNVIDEPLKFLSDFKPKIVTERQTATFEVRLSKKTDAPLIWKVKGKEVKRDEKFDLSLSEDGLTYTLKIKDVKVSDTGDYTISIGDVTASHRPTFHSTAEVIIEDCELTDEGEYSLICTQDNDAHQYVTSANMTVDERFASVKSGMSDAQCATGSPAELCVVLDDEKVDGVWLKDAEGXYTFRAKGAESEAVLTIADPPEMDSSVLDLYGAQPVFVKAGQTATIKIPFKGKPPPKVTWYKDGVEVMEDERTKVERTADGTSLVLSRCVREDSGAIIFRLKSDCGTAVANLHLDVIDHPKPPQGKVEFLELSGKCIKMKWKAPRDNRGKQVTSFXERRVAGKKSWTRVGEVHSSTTIFSDDNLEEGQAYQXRIRAVNEEGMSDPLETEEVRAGEPVEPPGTASQPQVSNITKPIRCPDLVRNLCVSDSTNTSISLRWTPPEPGDKPSGYILKVCPEDAKEWMKATKIPIAGTAFNVGGLQERRKYHFRIQVVNEGGVGEPIELLEGVTAMPPPVAPRXLQGKLKNQMVVGAGAALYLHLNFTASPPRLHNELCLSGHANTTDKVVKGLLESLTKQANKEKLIL